The sequence below is a genomic window from Candidatus Margulisiibacteriota bacterium.
GGACCAGGTGGGTATCAGTCCCGCCGGTGACCAGGCGCAAACCGTTCCTGACCAATTCTTCGGCCAGGGCCTGGGCATTTTTAACTATCTGCGTCTGGTAAGCTTTGAATTCCGGAGTCATAGCTTCTTTGAAGCAGATCGCTTTAGCGGCGATGACATGTTCGAGCGGTCCACCCTGCGTTCCCGGAAAAACAGCCTTGTCGACCGCTTTGGCGTAGGCTGCTTTACAAAGAATAAGTCCGGAGCGCGGCCCGCGCAAGGTCTTGTGGGTCGTCGAAGTGACCACCTCGGCCAGTGGGATCGGTGACGGATGCAAACCGGCGGCAACCAGGCCGGCGATATGGGCAATATCGACCATCAGGACGGCCCCTACTTCGTCACAGATAGCGCGGAACTTGGCGAAATCGATCGTCCGGGGATAAGCGGTCGCCCCGGTGACGATAAGTTTGGGTTTATTCTCTTTGGCCAGTTCCCGTAAACGGTCATAATCGATCGTTTCCGTATCCGGTTTGACCCCATAAGGGATGAACTTAAAATACATCCCGGAGACATTGACCGGGCAACCGTGAGTCAAGTGCCCGCCGTGGGAAAGATCGAGGCCAAGGACGGTATCCCCCGGCTTGATGAAGGCGACATAAGCGGCAAAATTAGCCTGGGAGCCGGAGTGCGGCTGGACATTAGCGTGGTCGGC
It includes:
- the glyA gene encoding serine hydroxymethyltransferase, with translation MHFNIDHVRQVDPEIAQALDNELARQQNKLEMIASENFTSRAVMEACGSVMTNKYAEGYPGKRYYGGCEFVDISESLAIERAKKLFGADHANVQPHSGSQANFAAYVAFIKPGDTVLGLDLSHGGHLTHGCPVNVSGMYFKFIPYGVKPDTETIDYDRLRELAKENKPKLIVTGATAYPRTIDFAKFRAICDEVGAVLMVDIAHIAGLVAAGLHPSPIPLAEVVTSTTHKTLRGPRSGLILCKAAYAKAVDKAVFPGTQGGPLEHVIAAKAICFKEAMTPEFKAYQTQIVKNAQALAEELVRNGLRLVTGGTDTHLVLVDLRPFQTTGKVAQEVLDQVGITINKNTIPFDPEKPTVTSGIRIGTPALTTRGMKEAEMKKIAAMITRVLKNVADEKVRGDVAGEVASLAKQFPLYA